One genomic window of Actinoalloteichus hoggarensis includes the following:
- a CDS encoding LacI family DNA-binding transcriptional regulator encodes MVTIADVARHAGVAPSTVSYVLTGRRAISAGTRSRVQDSIRVLGYHPHAGARALASNRTNVIALVLPLRTGVNVPVVMQFVLSVVTSAREHDQDVLLVTADQGAKGISRVAGSAMADALIVMDVEMHDERVPLLRELNQPSVLIGFPSDSTGLTCVDLDFVAAGALCVDHLADLGHTEVALLGAPKVVYERDTGYAHRTMAGFTSAALRRGVVSTTRSCELDRDAVAATVGELFAEQPGLTGLVVHNESALGPLLDVLRRLGRRVPEDVSVVAICPDEAAELPFPPLTSVQIPSADVGRHAVELLMTKSAGDRAPAVTLLPPRLTGRHSTGRPRVG; translated from the coding sequence GTGGTCACCATCGCCGATGTCGCCCGCCACGCCGGAGTGGCGCCCAGCACGGTGTCCTATGTCCTCACCGGACGGCGGGCCATCTCGGCGGGCACCCGGTCGCGGGTCCAGGACAGCATCCGAGTCCTCGGCTATCACCCGCACGCCGGGGCCAGGGCGCTGGCGAGCAACCGCACCAACGTGATCGCGCTCGTCCTGCCGCTGCGCACCGGGGTGAACGTCCCGGTCGTCATGCAGTTCGTGCTGTCGGTGGTGACCTCCGCCCGCGAACACGACCAGGACGTCTTGCTCGTCACCGCAGATCAGGGGGCCAAGGGCATCAGCCGCGTCGCGGGCAGCGCCATGGCCGACGCGCTGATCGTGATGGACGTCGAGATGCACGACGAACGGGTGCCGCTGCTGCGGGAGCTGAACCAGCCCTCGGTGCTCATCGGCTTCCCGTCGGACTCGACCGGACTGACCTGTGTGGACCTCGACTTCGTCGCGGCGGGCGCCCTCTGCGTCGACCACCTCGCCGACCTCGGACACACCGAGGTCGCGCTGTTGGGCGCCCCGAAGGTCGTCTACGAGAGAGACACCGGCTACGCGCACCGCACCATGGCCGGCTTCACCAGCGCCGCCCTGCGCCGGGGCGTGGTCAGCACCACGCGGTCCTGCGAACTGGATCGCGACGCCGTCGCAGCCACCGTCGGCGAGCTGTTCGCCGAACAGCCGGGGCTGACCGGCCTCGTCGTGCACAACGAGTCGGCGCTGGGTCCGCTGCTGGACGTGCTGCGCAGGCTCGGCCGCCGAGTGCCGGAGGACGTGTCGGTGGTGGCGATCTGCCCCGACGAGGCCGCCGAACTGCCCTTCCCGCCGCTGACCTCGGTGCAGATCCCGTCGGCCGACGTGGGCAGGCATGCCGTGGAACTGCTGATGACCAAGTCCGCGGGCGACCGGGCGCCTGCCGTCACGCTCCTGCCGCCCCGACTCACCGGGCGACACAGCACCGGCCGACCGCGCGTCGGCTGA
- a CDS encoding glycoside hydrolase family 31 protein, translated as MSEFREIPDGLEWRGDHQVVRIEPWGADSVRVRVGHTVLNPDLPGALGERPPADAEYKIDAESASMINGAIRVDVDGRGRLRFLRTDTEEELLAEEPIHFWWPGPRLFSGVGNGYHHIQQNFRAYPDERLFGLGQHQHGLLDQKGAVVELIQRNSEVTIPFLLSNRGYGLLWNNPAVGRVELGVTGTRWVADSARQIDYWITTGPGPADVLRNYAAATGRTPMLPDWAAGFWQSKLRYRSQEELLGVAREYHARGLPLSVIVCDFFHWTHLGEWRFDPVEWPDPAAAVRELSELGVRLMVSIWPSVSPLAENYPEMLDKGLLIATDQGPPVHADWPDKGVESPVGIGVSFYDATNPEAREYVWNRVRENYYRHGVRVWWLDACEPEIKPGTPGNLRLHAGPGLEVLNSYPTENARAFYEGMRAEGETEIVSLCRSAWAGSQRYGAALWSGDIAATFESLGEQIRAGLNVAVSGIPWWTTDIGGFHGGDPESDYFRELVVRWFQYGVFCPLFRLHGDRAPRMGLGPAMSGGPNEVWSFGDEAYEHITASLALRERLRPYVLDQMRVAHETGLPPMRPVFVDFPDDPDAWSVDDQFLFGPDILVAPVYALGARTRQVRLPAGEAWTDAWTGEVHEGGQTLTADAPLHRIPVYLRAGAQVPIRE; from the coding sequence GTGAGCGAGTTTCGCGAGATCCCGGACGGCCTGGAGTGGCGTGGTGACCACCAGGTGGTGCGGATCGAGCCGTGGGGTGCGGACAGCGTCCGCGTGCGGGTCGGACACACCGTGCTGAACCCCGATCTGCCCGGCGCACTCGGCGAACGACCTCCCGCCGACGCGGAGTACAAGATCGACGCCGAGAGCGCGAGCATGATCAACGGCGCCATCCGCGTCGACGTCGACGGCAGAGGCAGGCTGCGATTCCTGCGCACCGACACCGAAGAGGAGTTGCTCGCCGAGGAGCCGATCCACTTCTGGTGGCCCGGTCCGCGCCTCTTCTCCGGCGTCGGCAACGGCTACCACCACATCCAGCAGAACTTCCGCGCCTACCCGGACGAACGACTCTTCGGCCTCGGCCAGCACCAGCACGGCCTGCTGGACCAGAAGGGCGCCGTCGTCGAGCTGATCCAGCGCAACTCCGAGGTCACCATCCCGTTCCTGCTGTCGAACCGGGGTTACGGGCTGCTGTGGAACAACCCGGCCGTCGGCCGCGTCGAACTCGGCGTCACCGGGACCCGCTGGGTGGCCGACTCCGCCCGACAGATCGACTACTGGATCACCACCGGCCCCGGCCCCGCCGACGTGCTGCGCAACTACGCCGCGGCCACCGGCCGGACTCCCATGCTGCCGGACTGGGCGGCGGGCTTCTGGCAGAGCAAACTGCGGTATCGCAGCCAGGAGGAGCTGCTGGGCGTCGCGCGGGAGTACCACGCGCGCGGCCTCCCGCTGTCGGTGATCGTCTGCGACTTCTTCCACTGGACTCACCTGGGCGAATGGCGTTTCGACCCGGTGGAGTGGCCCGACCCGGCCGCCGCCGTCCGCGAGCTGTCCGAACTCGGCGTCAGGCTCATGGTCTCCATCTGGCCGTCGGTGAGCCCGTTGGCGGAGAACTACCCGGAGATGCTCGACAAGGGACTGCTCATCGCCACCGATCAGGGGCCGCCGGTGCACGCGGACTGGCCGGACAAGGGTGTGGAGTCGCCCGTCGGGATCGGGGTGTCCTTCTACGACGCCACCAACCCCGAGGCCAGGGAGTACGTGTGGAATCGGGTCCGGGAGAACTACTACCGGCACGGGGTCCGCGTCTGGTGGCTGGACGCCTGCGAACCGGAGATCAAGCCGGGCACGCCCGGCAACCTGCGCCTGCACGCCGGGCCGGGGCTGGAGGTCCTCAACAGCTATCCGACCGAGAACGCGAGAGCCTTCTACGAGGGCATGCGCGCGGAGGGGGAGACCGAGATCGTCTCCCTGTGCCGATCGGCCTGGGCGGGCAGCCAGCGGTACGGCGCCGCGCTCTGGTCGGGTGACATCGCGGCGACGTTCGAATCGCTCGGTGAGCAGATCCGCGCCGGGTTGAACGTCGCCGTGAGCGGCATCCCGTGGTGGACCACCGACATCGGCGGCTTCCACGGCGGCGACCCCGAGTCGGACTACTTCCGCGAGCTGGTGGTCCGCTGGTTCCAGTACGGCGTCTTCTGTCCCCTGTTCCGCCTGCACGGCGACCGCGCGCCGAGGATGGGGCTGGGCCCGGCGATGAGCGGCGGGCCGAACGAGGTGTGGAGCTTCGGCGACGAGGCCTACGAGCACATCACGGCGTCGTTGGCGCTGCGCGAGCGGTTACGGCCCTACGTGCTCGACCAGATGCGCGTCGCCCACGAGACCGGCCTGCCCCCGATGCGGCCGGTGTTCGTGGACTTCCCCGACGACCCGGACGCCTGGTCGGTCGACGACCAGTTCCTGTTCGGCCCCGACATCCTGGTGGCCCCGGTCTACGCGCTCGGCGCCCGTACCAGGCAGGTGCGTCTCCCAGCGGGCGAGGCCTGGACCGACGCCTGGACGGGCGAGGTGCACGAGGGCGGGCAGACCCTGACCGCCGACGCCCCGCTGCATCGCATCCCGGTGTACCTGCGTGCGGGTGCGCAGGTGCCGATCCGGGAGTGA